A stretch of DNA from Microtus pennsylvanicus isolate mMicPen1 chromosome 20, mMicPen1.hap1, whole genome shotgun sequence:
CGGAGGAGGGAAGGGTGCAAGTAGGTGGGTCTTATCTGTTCGCGGGCAAAGGCAGGGTGACGAAGTCACCAGAAAAAGAGATCCATTTAAGTCACGCGGTTTTTACTCCCAGACAATGTGTAGCGGGAAACAGAGCAAGAGCGAGCGGAGAATAAAATCTGCGTGAGCGGTAGCCTAAGCGCGGAGCTGGGGAAACGCTGGGTCTGGGGGACCAGCCAGACCCCAAGTTCAGTTCACAGTCAGCGGCAGTAGACGCAGCTCTCTGAGGACACATTTCACATTTGCACTTGTTGATGTCCTGCGTGGCTTTAAATTGACTTGTAAAGGGGGCTGGAGCAAACCCTGAGGAGCCAAGAGAAGTTTGGGACAGAGCGGGAAAGCCCCTGGCTCTGCAGAGGAATCCAGGAGTCTCTCAGCTCCGCCCCTGCAGCAAGAGAAGAGGACAAATCACAAAGGACTCGGAGGGGTGGGGGTTAGGGGTGTGGGGGCAGCCTCCAGCCAGTAGGACATGAGGGATCGCGTCCTGAGACAGCCAAAGAGTGTATCGGGAGCTCGGAGTGTCGGAAGCTCTTGGAACTAGCAGGAGCGGGACCACGCACACATCCGACCCCAAACTGCTCTCCCGGCGCTCGCGCTCGTGGGATTGCGCAGAGAGACCAAAAGGAGGAAGGACAACGCGCGGAGGAGCTTAGGACAGGCTTTCTCGGTGGCTGGAAGGAAGCACGCGGGACAGGGCGTCCCGGGCGCAGCCCCGACAGCATGAGTTTCCCGAGAGGTTCCTATGATCCGGCTGCCAGCAACTCCAGCCCGTGGTGGCCTCTGAGCGCTGAGGATGCCAACAGCAGCCGGGAAGCAGCGGGGCACCAGAAAGGTGGCGACCCTTCCGGGGATGTACGCAACGAGGAGCTGGCCAAACTGGAGATCGCCGTGTTGGCGGTGATTTTCGTGGTGGCCGTACTGGGCAATAGCAGTGTGCTGCTGGCTTTGCATCGCACGCCACGCAAGACGTCCCGCATGCACCTCTTCATACGACATCTCAGTCTAGCCGACTTGGCGGTCGCCTTCTTCCAGGTGTTGCCGCAGCTGTGCTGGGACATCACCTACCGCTTCCGCGGGCCGGACTGGCTGTGCCGCGTGGTGAAGCACCTGCAGGTGTTCGCCATGTTCGCATCCGCCTACATGCTGGTGGTCATGACTGCCGACCGCTACATCGCGGTGTGCCACCCGCTCAAGACCCTGCAGCAGCCCGCGCGCCGTTCGCGCCTCATGATCGCCGCCTCTTGGGTGCTGAGTTTCCTACTGAGCACGCCTCAGTACTTCATCTTCTCCATGATCGAAATCGAGGTGAACAACGGCACCAAAACCCAAGACTGCTGGGCTACCTTTATCCAGCCCTGGGGTACCCGTGCCTACGTGACCTGGATGACCAGCGGTGTCTTCGTGGTACCTGTGGTCATCTTGGGTACCTGCTATGGCTTCATCTGCTACCACATCTGGCGCAACGTCCGTGGGAAGACGGCTTCGCGGCAGAGCAAGGGCTCTGGGGAAGACGTGGCTCCCTTCCACAAGGGGCTTCTGGTCACGCCTTGTGTCAGCAGCGTGAAGACTATTTCCCGCGCGAAGATCCGCACGGTGAAGATGACCTTCGTGATCGTGACCGCCTACATCCTCTGCTGGGCTCCTTTCTTCATCGTCCAGATGTGGTCAGTCTGGGATGACAGTTTCATCTGGACCGGTAGGTAGCGAGAACATGGAggctgcgtgtgtgtatgtgtgtgtgtgtgtgtgtgtgtgtgtgtgtgtgtgagagagagagagagagagagagagagagagagagagagagagagagagagagagagagatttcatagTACCTGCTCATTGTTAAGCTTCTACATGCATAAGAACGGATGTCTCCCAGGTCTGCATCATGGGCTGAGGGAGCAAAAATGCAAATTCCTGAGGCCTCCACCCCAGACACAATAGGGGCCAGGAGTCAGCATGTATGGACCATACTAGACTCACCCACTAGCTTCAAAACAATAATGACATTCTGCCAAAAGACTCAGACTTCTTGACTATCCTGCTTTCAAGCCCACTGAGGCTCAGGGTATATTCTTAGTGTCAGGATGGATTTTTCTTGGATTTAGGAAACAATCTTAATTAACAGAAAACTTTGGACGAAATTCTTTCAAAGTCAAGGATAGGGATGGACACACTTTTCTGGAAAAGGCTGGGAAAGGATTCAAGAAGTCTAGATTGGTATTTAGTTTGTGCATCCTTCCTCGTTATAATAGCTTCACTTTTCTACCATAATAACTGTGCTTCTGGCACTCGGAAATGTTGATCATCTAAATTTACTGGACTCATTCATTAGTCTTACAGTACAAATTTGACAAGGAACTATTCACACCACGGAAATCGCTCTGGAGTTTACTGTGtaagtttttatttccttcacaaaaaagaaaatctcatttcCCGGGAAGCTGTTATTCAGCTTTATGTCTTGTAATATAGCttcttttaataagaaaaaaaatccattttccaaATCCAGTGAGTTACAGAAGTGTTCTCTGATGAAAACTCCAGTCAGGACAGAAAT
This window harbors:
- the Avpr1a gene encoding vasopressin V1a receptor, with amino-acid sequence MSFPRGSYDPAASNSSPWWPLSAEDANSSREAAGHQKGGDPSGDVRNEELAKLEIAVLAVIFVVAVLGNSSVLLALHRTPRKTSRMHLFIRHLSLADLAVAFFQVLPQLCWDITYRFRGPDWLCRVVKHLQVFAMFASAYMLVVMTADRYIAVCHPLKTLQQPARRSRLMIAASWVLSFLLSTPQYFIFSMIEIEVNNGTKTQDCWATFIQPWGTRAYVTWMTSGVFVVPVVILGTCYGFICYHIWRNVRGKTASRQSKGSGEDVAPFHKGLLVTPCVSSVKTISRAKIRTVKMTFVIVTAYILCWAPFFIVQMWSVWDDSFIWTDSENPSITITALLASLNSCCNPWIYMFFSGHLLQDCVQSFPCCQRMVQKFTKDDSDNMSRRQTSYSNNRSPTNSTGTWKDSPKSSRSIRFIPVST